A single genomic interval of Synergistaceae bacterium harbors:
- a CDS encoding polysaccharide deacetylase family protein, translating into MKAIKIFILIFLLVITCASSQADEWTRDSLDNRRAMANNSTPPARKIPVNSLDPVNDNGIIRRVKLPEGVKAVSLTFDMCELDTITTGCDMDVINFLRKNNITATLFMGGKWMRTHSRRVMQIMSAKNFEIANHNWSHGNCALLSDSGLKAQILWTQSQYELLREESENDDIPPSMKLFRLPYGRSSRRAVNIINSLGFRIIQWDVAAESGNNENIKTAKRNALKVANMTRPGSILLFHANLVPRGTINLLREVIKILSERGYKFVNVSELLSMGEPEITQDGYFTNPGDNLALDKKFGIDGTGRKTRFTSE; encoded by the coding sequence TATTCTTATATTTTTACTCGTCATAACGTGCGCAAGTTCACAAGCTGACGAATGGACTCGCGATTCGCTTGATAATCGGCGGGCAATGGCAAATAATTCGACTCCTCCGGCGCGTAAAATTCCGGTTAACTCGCTTGACCCAGTAAATGACAACGGCATTATAAGGCGCGTTAAACTTCCTGAAGGCGTGAAGGCTGTTTCTCTAACGTTTGACATGTGCGAACTTGATACGATTACTACAGGCTGCGATATGGACGTTATAAATTTCCTGCGAAAAAATAATATCACGGCGACTCTTTTCATGGGCGGCAAATGGATGAGGACTCATTCAAGACGTGTAATGCAAATAATGTCAGCAAAGAATTTCGAGATAGCTAATCATAATTGGTCGCACGGAAATTGTGCGCTGCTTTCTGATTCGGGACTCAAGGCTCAAATTTTATGGACTCAATCTCAATATGAATTATTGCGAGAAGAGTCAGAAAATGACGATATACCGCCCTCAATGAAATTATTTAGACTCCCATATGGTAGGAGCTCAAGACGTGCTGTAAATATAATAAACTCTCTAGGATTTAGAATAATTCAATGGGACGTAGCAGCAGAGTCAGGCAATAACGAAAATATCAAGACTGCGAAAAGAAACGCGCTAAAAGTTGCAAATATGACTCGGCCGGGCAGCATTCTATTATTTCACGCGAATCTAGTTCCCAGAGGCACAATTAATTTATTGCGGGAAGTCATAAAAATTTTAAGCGAACGGGGCTATAAATTTGTGAATGTCAGCGAGCTTTTATCGATGGGCGAACCGGAAATTACACAAGACGGATATTTTACGAATCCCGGCGATAATTTGGCACTTGATAAAAAATTCGGCATTGACGGAACAGGAAGAAAGACTCGATTTACCAGCGAATAA